A region from the Melioribacter roseus P3M-2 genome encodes:
- a CDS encoding DUF2231 domain-containing protein: MNKLKVLIILLAPILITAHEGHQNSKPDTVTTVNGDTIAINGKPVSALAEKPNANGSEAEEKTFELDIRKSLFSHLHNKLVHFPIAFSLAALLLMFFYLKDERYRPALLALVSLAFLTAVGAYFTGEQQKAAFENTSRWWVADLHELFGIITSVTILFWLISLLSVRYKKITIILSLVVAALVFVTGFLGGTLAH; the protein is encoded by the coding sequence ATGAATAAATTAAAAGTATTAATTATTTTACTGGCGCCAATATTAATAACGGCGCATGAAGGACACCAAAACAGCAAACCCGACACCGTCACAACTGTTAACGGGGACACAATCGCAATTAACGGGAAGCCCGTTTCCGCCCTCGCCGAAAAACCTAACGCGAACGGCTCCGAAGCGGAAGAGAAAACTTTCGAGTTGGATATTAGAAAATCATTATTTTCGCACCTGCACAACAAATTAGTTCATTTTCCAATAGCCTTTTCTCTTGCCGCACTTTTACTTATGTTTTTTTATCTAAAAGACGAGCGTTATAGACCCGCTTTGCTTGCGCTCGTATCATTGGCGTTCTTAACGGCTGTGGGAGCCTATTTTACAGGCGAACAACAGAAAGCGGCGTTTGAAAATACAAGCCGGTGGTGGGTAGCCGATTTACACGAGCTGTTCGGAATCATTACGTCCGTAACAATATTATTTTGGTTAATTTCTCTTTTATCCGTCAGATACAAAAAGATAACTATAATTTTATCTTTAGTCGTCGCCGCTCTGGTATTTGTAACGGGCTTTTTAGGCGGAACGTTAGCGCATTAA
- a CDS encoding PadR family transcriptional regulator, whose translation MEDKLLKDLFLGFIKAHILHHANKERIYGQEFSEELKRHGYHISYGTLYPIFHKLEEQGYLISETENVNGKIRRYYSITKNGKKILEKAKQQAKELVDELYEI comes from the coding sequence ATGGAAGACAAATTATTAAAAGATTTGTTTTTGGGTTTTATCAAAGCGCATATTCTTCATCACGCAAATAAAGAGCGAATTTATGGACAGGAGTTTAGCGAAGAGTTAAAACGACACGGCTACCACATTTCATACGGAACTTTATACCCAATATTTCACAAACTTGAAGAGCAGGGATATTTAATATCCGAAACCGAAAATGTTAACGGGAAAATACGCCGTTATTATTCCATTACAAAAAACGGCAAAAAAATTTTAGAAAAAGCCAAACAACAGGCAAAAGAACTTGTTGACGAATTATACGAAATATAA
- a CDS encoding ATP-binding protein, producing MYRLKLNAKDCISCGICTDVCLTKAIDMRIHSGKSIEGNYLSFLEFNDKTNKESLPEKMMTFPFMKNSELCNGCMVCVEECPTSAIAIDLHIKAYNSLTH from the coding sequence ATGTACAGGCTTAAGTTAAACGCAAAAGACTGCATCTCCTGCGGAATATGTACGGATGTCTGTTTAACAAAAGCAATTGATATGAGAATTCACAGCGGCAAATCAATTGAAGGTAATTATTTGTCATTTCTTGAATTCAACGATAAAACCAATAAAGAATCATTGCCTGAGAAAATGATGACATTCCCTTTCATGAAAAATTCAGAATTGTGCAACGGCTGTATGGTTTGCGTTGAGGAATGTCCTACTTCCGCAATTGCTATCGACTTACATATTAAAGCATATAATTCGTTAACTCACTGA
- a CDS encoding tetratricopeptide repeat protein has product MKACLNIAFIFALLAYSVFTYAQIRPDSANSSTSVNDSLLFNTNNSAARPKENDSIYVQSGNFFFEKNMYREAAEQYYAAYRLNPENKPLKFRLAETYYLLNDFKAAKELFEELQYETEDNAIIPEYLGQIAIAERDYPSIKKYFNRILEIDSTNMDALNTLGALAMFNDDNYTAEVLLRKSVEFHPRNINGLYNLGTLYLLNNRFNQAEEYLLKAYFIDSLDSKITYTLGLLYIGLERYIKAERFLNISLSLLQNNPDAWIALYITQKKLNKLKDARNAIEKIEELFPDNAHINLLKADYYYSTNDLNEAIYYAEKEIKNNPEQIIGYQILSTLYRLAGNPEKAGYYKNIINNKPRLLDSIAVPIINYLDIALIITN; this is encoded by the coding sequence ATGAAAGCATGTCTTAACATAGCGTTCATTTTTGCGCTTCTGGCGTATTCCGTCTTCACTTACGCCCAAATTCGACCCGACAGCGCAAATAGTTCAACCTCAGTTAACGATTCGCTCCTCTTTAATACGAACAACTCGGCGGCTCGCCCAAAAGAAAACGATTCAATATACGTTCAATCAGGGAATTTCTTTTTTGAAAAAAATATGTATCGCGAAGCAGCTGAACAATATTACGCCGCATACAGACTCAATCCCGAAAATAAGCCCTTAAAATTCAGACTGGCAGAAACCTATTATCTACTAAACGATTTTAAAGCGGCGAAAGAATTATTCGAAGAACTTCAGTATGAAACGGAAGACAACGCGATAATACCGGAATATCTGGGACAGATTGCAATAGCCGAAAGAGATTATCCTTCTATAAAAAAATATTTTAATCGTATCCTCGAAATAGACTCTACAAATATGGACGCCCTGAATACTCTGGGAGCGCTGGCAATGTTCAACGACGATAACTATACGGCGGAAGTTTTATTGAGGAAATCGGTTGAATTCCATCCGAGAAATATCAACGGACTGTATAATCTCGGAACGCTTTATTTATTAAATAATCGCTTTAATCAAGCGGAGGAATATCTTTTAAAGGCGTATTTTATTGACAGTCTGGATTCGAAAATAACGTACACGCTTGGATTGCTTTACATTGGCTTAGAAAGATACATAAAAGCCGAGCGATTTCTTAATATTTCTCTTTCTCTCCTGCAAAATAACCCGGACGCCTGGATAGCTCTGTATATTACGCAAAAAAAACTTAACAAACTCAAGGACGCCCGAAACGCTATCGAAAAGATAGAAGAACTTTTTCCCGACAATGCGCACATAAATCTATTGAAAGCCGACTATTATTATTCAACAAACGACTTAAACGAAGCAATCTATTACGCCGAAAAAGAAATTAAAAATAATCCCGAACAGATAATAGGCTATCAAATCCTTTCGACTCTATATAGACTGGCGGGCAATCCGGAAAAAGCCGGATATTATAAAAACATTATAAACAATAAGCCGCGATTATTGGATTCGATAGCCGTTCCTATAATAAATTATTTAGACATAGCGCTGATAATAACAAATTAA